One region of Drosophila kikkawai strain 14028-0561.14 chromosome 2R, DkikHiC1v2, whole genome shotgun sequence genomic DNA includes:
- the LOC108070825 gene encoding uncharacterized protein isoform X4, giving the protein MDYPKTLNAPQDLADIHNEGIDNLDLLMQGDFDDSIQLGHNDHNGHMAPGGGGGGGTHMDSPHTPPMNGLDSGRMGLSTPVSTQVQAHVHTQLPESPPDSQPAYSPLGEAHGMTMPSRDLIYPGLTHMQHQGNLLQTDLGQYASPPQQQQQHHFAAPQADVRVKHETGLIMNPGNLLSQHQQQQMQQQQQQINEQQFLTHQQQHLPHIQDLGQDQMLYYDNAVGSAGMFAAGSYQNLSTCTLTSALGLGDRVQVIGTSQLSLNRVSAPSTPVHSLSRKRKMSTQLDCPEFAPAPKVDAGLRMSPLRASHHSLATPTPTPTTATTPAPSHCSASVSPALSTIHSQADNSLDGQSNGGSGVAQGSGSGSGSGSEAGDPAGGQCIRFNAFQPEHWHKLFDQDLQELSVIYYRVDADKGFNFSVSDDAYVCQKKNHFQVTCHARLQGDAKFVKTPSGFEKIKSFHLHFYGVKFEAPNQTIRVEQSQSDRSKKAFYPVPIDLQKHIVSKITVGRLHFSETTNNNMRKKGRPNPEQRFFQLVVGLHVHTISGNFPVVSHGSEKIIVRASNPGQFESDVDLCWQRGLTQESVFHAGRVGINTDRPDESLVVHGNLKVSGHIVQPSDSRAKQEIGELDTSVQLRNLQKIRIVRYRYEPEFAIHSGLRRESDTREIVDTGVIAQEVREVIPDAVQEAGSVVLPNGEVIENFLLVNKDRILMENIGAVKELCKVTGSLEHRIEHLERANIGQNSQQLRAKDLLEPRCLLPERGAIKPYSSRRDGYEVCSSRSLQIVIFLLIIVMAACLAAVSTLYFVEHNKQQQMDGYQIFGNGHIFRPEPGSTHLSDEDRHYFHNLHTLFRNKTNGGWPGRLYATSTTRPAGYRPGEEETEELAAVMTKPQVAGAQQQSLKHAAFTTTAPRFSNKTLNSKKTKWPISQETLRQAAGQKLLQTSAVHLPPLPAKTLPPPALNESVVASTEKPSQAIPLPQDFENNSIDIDAQQQLQKQSQLSALKLDEHIVVVGTIASPASEASSDSDPPTAVAGHAIRKFNTGAVYTNVYKTVSPPTANLALTTNKVSTEPAQSPLSQALDVPPPALPVRNSSDNPDALDLQNLSNTNESVDNPITGVYGFEYQGAGLRESNLGRRSASQRSLEWIRQKSLKTPIFGQPAECNGDESVSDNCQSVCFEELPPTQQQPDNVDANVKEQHVEDDLQSAEEQEPDPDIVEAQPLAAGNETESQPGFLGKNSHSTDALAKKFPPEAETVLASKEDPVYRLVQPATAQEQLPKADETVLPPFQLDCWSVASCVLAAQYNHSIDVEQFCPSTGSSLNISYIVPVSRYLQASSLELHLSSNKPLQWSICIDEDQAKANGNAQLNEDDEAPASSGVKILKQLGNNKLILALDLPARGYFLRDFMLRASQDLEQQKLCDDSAHLANPILQYNFRIVRDCD; this is encoded by the exons ATGGACTACCCCAAGACACTGAAtg CTCCCCAAGACCTGGCAGACATACACAATGAAGGCATAGACAATCTGGATCTGCTGATGCAGGGAGACTTCGACGACAGCATCCAGTTGGGACACAATGACCACAACGGGCACATGGCccccggtggtggtggtggtggcggcacCCACATGGACTCCCCCCACACACCCCCCATGAACGGCTTGGATTCTGGACGTATGGGTCTAAGCACGCCCGTGTCAACACAGGTGCAGGCGCACGTGCATACACAGTTGCCGGAGAGTCCACCAGACTCGCAGCCCGCTTACAGTCCGCTGGGCGAGGCGCATGGCATGACCATGCCAAGCCGGGATCTGATTTATCCTGGACTAACACACATGCAGCACCAGGGGAACCTGCTGCAGACAGACCTCGGCCAGTACGCTTCGCccccgcaacagcagcagcagcatcacttTGCCGCTCCGCAAGCCGATGTGCGGGTGAAACACGAAACCGGGCTCATAATGAATCCGGGCAACCTACTCTcccagcatcaacagcagcagatgcagcagcagcagcagcaaatcaACGAGCAACAGTTTCTCAcacaccagcaacagcatctGCCGCACATCCAGGATCTGGGCCAGGACCAGATGCTCTACTATGACAATGCAGTGGGATCAGCGGGGATGTTCGCGGCTGGGAGCTACCAGAACCTGTCCACCTGCACGCTGACCTCTGCCTTGGGACTGGGTGACCGGGTCCAGGTGATCGGAACCAGCCAGCTGTCGCTGAATCGTGTCTCCGCTCCCTCTACGCCCGTGCACTCGCTGTCGCGCAAGCGCAAGATGTCCACTCAGCTCGACTGTCCGGAGTTTGCGCCGGCGCCCAAGGTGGACGCTGGCCTGCGGATGAGCCCACTGCGTGCCTCCCACCACTCGCTGGCCACGCCGACGCCCACGCCAACGACAGCGACGACGCCGGCACCCTCGCACTGCTCCGCATCCGTGTCTCCAGCCTTGTCCACCATTCACTCGCAGGCAGACAACAGCCTCGATGGACAGTCGAATGGTGGCAGCGGAGTGGCCCAAGGATCGGGATCCGGGTCGGGTTCGGGGAGCGAAGCGGGAGATCCGGCGGGAGGACAGTGCATCCGGTTCAACGCCTTCCAGCCGGAGCACTGGCACAAGCTGTTCGACCAGGATCTCCAGGAGCTGTCTGTGATCTACTACCGCGTGGACGCGGACAAGGGATTCAACTTTAGCGTCTCGGACGACGCGTACGTGTGCCAGAAGAAGAACCACTTCCAGGTTACTTGCCATGCGCGCCTCCAGGGCGATGCCAAATTCGTGAAGACACCGTCCGGCTTCGAGAAAATCAAATCCTTCCACTTGCATTTCTACGGCGTCAAGTTCGAGGCGCCTAATCAGACCATCCGCGTGGAGCAGAGCCAGTCTGATCGCTCCAAGAAGGCCTTCTATCCCGTTCC CATCGATCTCCAGAAGCACATCGTCAGCAAGATCACCGTCGGCCGACTGCACTTCTCGGAGACGACGAACAACAACATGCGCAAAAAGGGGCGTCCCAATCCGGAACAGCGCTTCTTCCAGCTGGTGGTGGGCCTGCATGTCCATACCATCTCTGGAAACTTTCCCGTGGTGAGCCATGGCAGCGAAAAGATCATTGTGCGCGCCTCCAATCCGGGTCAGTTTGAATCCGATGTGGATCTTTGCTGGCAACGCGGCCTCACCCAGGAGTCGGTGTTCCATGCCGGCCGGGTAGGCATCAACACAGATCGCCCGGACGAGAGCCTGGTGGTGCACGGCAACCTGAAGGTCTCCGGTCACATTGTCCAGCCTAGTGACAGTCGCGCCAAGCAGGAGATCGGCGAGCTGGATACATCGGTGCAACTCCGTAATCTCCAGAAGATTCGGATTGTGCGCTATCGCTATGAGCCGGAGTTTGCCATCCACTCGGGGTTGCGGCGCGAGAGTGACACCCGGGAGATCGTGGACACCGGAGTGATAGCCCAGGAGGTGCGCGAGGTCATACCCGATGCGGTGCAAGAGGCTGGCAGCGTGGTGCTGCCCAACGGAGAGGTCATCGAGAACTTCCTGCTGGTTAACAAG GATCGCATCCTCATGGAGAACATCGGGGCCGTGAAGGAGCTGTGCAAGGTGACTGGGTCGCTGGAACACCGAATAGAACACCTGGAACGTGCCAACATTGGCCAAAACAGCCAGCAACTGCGTGCCAAGGATCTGCTGGAGCCCCGCTGCCTGCTGCCGGAGCGTGGAGCCATCAAGCCCTACAGTAGCCGTCGGGATGGTTACGAGGTGTGCTCTAGCCGTTCCCTGCAGATAGTCATCTTCCTACTGATCATCGTGATGGCTGCTTG CCTGGCGGCCGTGTCCACGCTGTACTTCGTGGAGCacaacaagcagcagcagatggaCGGCTATCAGATCTTTGGCAATGGTCACATCTTCCGTCCGGAGCCGGGGTCGACGCACCTGAGCGATGAGGATCGTCATTACTTCCACAACTTGCATACGCTCTTCCGGAATAAGACCAACGGTGGATGGCCAGGTCGCTTATACGCCACGAGTACCACACGTCCGGCCGGGTATCGTCCCGGTGAGGAGGAGACGGAGGAGCTGGCGGCGGTGATGACAAAGCCACAGGTGGCCGgtgcccagcagcagagccTCAAGCATGCAGCCTTTACGACAACGGCGCCTCGTTTTAGCAATAAGACCCTCAACAGCAAGAAGACCAAGTGGCCCATCTCTCAGGAGACACTGCGTCAGGCGGCGGGTCAAAAGCTGCTCCAGACGTCGGCAGTCCATTTGCCTCCTTTGCCAGCAAAAACTCTTCCGCCGCCGGCTCTCAACGAGTCGGTGGTGGCCTCCACGGAAAAGCCATCGCAGGCCATTCCCTTGCCGCAGGACTTTGAGAACAACTCCATCGACATTGacgcccagcagcagctgcagaagCAGTCGCAGCTGTCCGCTTTGAAGCTGGACGAGCACATAGTGGTGGTGGGCACCATTGCCAGTCCCGCCTCCGAGGCATCATCCGATTCTGATCCCCCGACAGCTGTCGCGGGTCATGCCATCCGCAAGTTCAATACCGGCGCCGTGTATACGAACGTGTACAAGACGGTGTCGCCACCAACGGCCAATCTGGCCCTGACCACCAACAAGGTGAGCACCGAGCCTGCCCAGAGTCCGCTTTCCCAGGCTCTGGATGTACCGCCGCCAGCGCTGCCCGTGCGCAATAGCAGCGACAATCCGGATGCCCTGGATCTGCAGAACTTAAGCAACACCAACGAGTCGGTGGACAATCCCATTACCGGGGTGTACGGTTTCGAGTACCAGGGAGCGGGTCTGCGAGAATCCAACCTGGGCAGGCGCTCGGCCAGCCAACGGAGTCTGGAGTGGATAAGGCAGAAGAGCCTGAAGACGCCGATCTTTGGCCAGCCGGCCGAATGCAATGGGGATGAGTCGGTCAGCGACAATTGTCAG TCCGTGTGCTTCGAGGAACTGCCACCGACTCAACAGCAGCCGGACAATGTGGATGCCAATGTGAAGGAACAGCATGTCGAGGACGATCTGCAGTCTGCCGAGGAGCAGGAACCGGATCCTGACATAGTCGAGGCGCAACCACTTGCTGCTGGCAATGAGACCGAGTCGCAGCCCGGTTTCCTTGGCAAGAACTCGCACAGTACCGATGCCTTGGCCAAGAAATTCCCCCCGGAAGCGGAAACGGTGCTGGCGAGCAAGGAAGATCCAGTCTATCGTTTAGTTCAGCCTGCCACAGCCCAGGAGCAACTGCCCAAGGCGGATGAGACGGTGCTACCGCCCTTCCAATTAGACTGTTGGAGCGTGGCCAGTTGCGTGCTGGCGGCCCAGTACAATCACAGCATCGATGTGGAGCAGTTCTGTCCCAGCACGGGTAGTTCCCTCAACATAAGCTACATAGTTCCGGTGTCGCGTTATCTCCAGGCCAGTAGCCTGGAACTCCACCTGAG CTCCAACAAGCCACTGCAGTGGTCCATCTGCATCGATGAGGACCAAGCCAAGGCCAATGGCAATGCACAGCTCAATGAGGATGACGAGGCCCCGGCGAGCAGCGGGGTAAAGATCCTCAAGCAGCTGGGCAACAACAAACTCATCCTGGCATTGGACTTGCCCGCCCGCGGCTACTTCCTGCGCGACTTTATGCTGCGCGCCAGCCAGGACCTCGAGCAG CAAAAACTTTGCGATGACAGCGCTCACCTGGCTAACCCCATACTCCAGTACAACTTTAGGATCGTAAGAGATTGTGATTAG
- the LOC108070825 gene encoding uncharacterized protein isoform X2 has protein sequence MDYPKTLNAPQDLADIHNEGIDNLDLLMQGDFDDSIQLGHNDHNGHMAPGGGGGGGTHMDSPHTPPMNGLDSGRMGLSTPVSTQVQAHVHTQLPESPPDSQPAYSPLGEAHGMTMPSRDLIYPGLTHMQHQGNLLQTDLGQYASPPQQQQQHHFAAPQADVRVKHETGLIMNPGNLLSQHQQQQMQQQQQQINEQQFLTHQQQHLPHIQDLGQDQMLYYDNAVGSAGMFAAGSYQNLSTCTLTSALGLGDRVQVIGTSQLSLNRVSAPSTPVHSLSRKRKMSTQLDCPEFAPAPKVDAGLRMSPLRASHHSLATPTPTPTTATTPAPSHCSASVSPALSTIHSQADNSLDGQSNGGSGVAQGSGSGSGSGSEAGDPAGGQCIRFNAFQPEHWHKLFDQDLQELSVIYYRVDADKGFNFSVSDDAYVCQKKNHFQVTCHARLQGDAKFVKTPSGFEKIKSFHLHFYGVKFEAPNQTIRVEQSQSDRSKKAFYPVPIDLQKHIVSKITVGRLHFSETTNNNMRKKGRPNPEQRFFQLVVGLHVHTISGNFPVVSHGSEKIIVRASNPGQFESDVDLCWQRGLTQESVFHAGRVGINTDRPDESLVVHGNLKVSGHIVQPSDSRAKQEIGELDTSVQLRNLQKIRIVRYRYEPEFAIHSGLRRESDTREIVDTGVIAQEVREVIPDAVQEAGSVVLPNGEVIENFLLVNKDRILMENIGAVKELCKVTGSLEHRIEHLERANIGQNSQQLRAKDLLEPRCLLPERGAIKPYSSRRDGYEVCSSRSLQIVIFLLIIVMAACLAAVSTLYFVEHNKQQQMDGYQIFGNGHIFRPEPGSTHLSDEDRHYFHNLHTLFRNKTNGGWPGRLYATSTTRPAGYRPGEEETEELAAVMTKPQVAGAQQQSLKHAAFTTTAPRFSNKTLNSKKTKWPISQETLRQAAGQKLLQTSAVHLPPLPAKTLPPPALNESVVASTEKPSQAIPLPQDFENNSIDIDAQQQLQKQSQLSALKLDEHIVVVGTIASPASEASSDSDPPTAVAGHAIRKFNTGAVYTNVYKTVSPPTANLALTTNKVSTEPAQSPLSQALDVPPPALPVRNSSDNPDALDLQNLSNTNESVDNPITGVYGFEYQGAGLRESNLGRRSASQRSLEWIRQKSLKTPIFGQPAECNGDESVSDNCQSVCFEELPPTQQQPDNVDANVKEQHVEDDLQSAEEQEPDPDIVEAQPLAAGNETESQPGFLGKNSHSTDALAKKFPPEAETVLASKEDPVYRLVQPATAQEQLPKADETVLPPFQLDCWSVASCVLAAQYNHSIDVEQFCPSTGSSLNISYIVPVSRYLQASSLELHLSSNKPLQWSICIDEDQAKANGNAQLNEDDEAPASSGVKILKQLGNNKLILALDLPARGYFLRDFMLRASQDLEQLQQKLCDDSAHLANPILQYNFRIVRDCD, from the exons ATGGACTACCCCAAGACACTGAAtg CTCCCCAAGACCTGGCAGACATACACAATGAAGGCATAGACAATCTGGATCTGCTGATGCAGGGAGACTTCGACGACAGCATCCAGTTGGGACACAATGACCACAACGGGCACATGGCccccggtggtggtggtggtggcggcacCCACATGGACTCCCCCCACACACCCCCCATGAACGGCTTGGATTCTGGACGTATGGGTCTAAGCACGCCCGTGTCAACACAGGTGCAGGCGCACGTGCATACACAGTTGCCGGAGAGTCCACCAGACTCGCAGCCCGCTTACAGTCCGCTGGGCGAGGCGCATGGCATGACCATGCCAAGCCGGGATCTGATTTATCCTGGACTAACACACATGCAGCACCAGGGGAACCTGCTGCAGACAGACCTCGGCCAGTACGCTTCGCccccgcaacagcagcagcagcatcacttTGCCGCTCCGCAAGCCGATGTGCGGGTGAAACACGAAACCGGGCTCATAATGAATCCGGGCAACCTACTCTcccagcatcaacagcagcagatgcagcagcagcagcagcaaatcaACGAGCAACAGTTTCTCAcacaccagcaacagcatctGCCGCACATCCAGGATCTGGGCCAGGACCAGATGCTCTACTATGACAATGCAGTGGGATCAGCGGGGATGTTCGCGGCTGGGAGCTACCAGAACCTGTCCACCTGCACGCTGACCTCTGCCTTGGGACTGGGTGACCGGGTCCAGGTGATCGGAACCAGCCAGCTGTCGCTGAATCGTGTCTCCGCTCCCTCTACGCCCGTGCACTCGCTGTCGCGCAAGCGCAAGATGTCCACTCAGCTCGACTGTCCGGAGTTTGCGCCGGCGCCCAAGGTGGACGCTGGCCTGCGGATGAGCCCACTGCGTGCCTCCCACCACTCGCTGGCCACGCCGACGCCCACGCCAACGACAGCGACGACGCCGGCACCCTCGCACTGCTCCGCATCCGTGTCTCCAGCCTTGTCCACCATTCACTCGCAGGCAGACAACAGCCTCGATGGACAGTCGAATGGTGGCAGCGGAGTGGCCCAAGGATCGGGATCCGGGTCGGGTTCGGGGAGCGAAGCGGGAGATCCGGCGGGAGGACAGTGCATCCGGTTCAACGCCTTCCAGCCGGAGCACTGGCACAAGCTGTTCGACCAGGATCTCCAGGAGCTGTCTGTGATCTACTACCGCGTGGACGCGGACAAGGGATTCAACTTTAGCGTCTCGGACGACGCGTACGTGTGCCAGAAGAAGAACCACTTCCAGGTTACTTGCCATGCGCGCCTCCAGGGCGATGCCAAATTCGTGAAGACACCGTCCGGCTTCGAGAAAATCAAATCCTTCCACTTGCATTTCTACGGCGTCAAGTTCGAGGCGCCTAATCAGACCATCCGCGTGGAGCAGAGCCAGTCTGATCGCTCCAAGAAGGCCTTCTATCCCGTTCC CATCGATCTCCAGAAGCACATCGTCAGCAAGATCACCGTCGGCCGACTGCACTTCTCGGAGACGACGAACAACAACATGCGCAAAAAGGGGCGTCCCAATCCGGAACAGCGCTTCTTCCAGCTGGTGGTGGGCCTGCATGTCCATACCATCTCTGGAAACTTTCCCGTGGTGAGCCATGGCAGCGAAAAGATCATTGTGCGCGCCTCCAATCCGGGTCAGTTTGAATCCGATGTGGATCTTTGCTGGCAACGCGGCCTCACCCAGGAGTCGGTGTTCCATGCCGGCCGGGTAGGCATCAACACAGATCGCCCGGACGAGAGCCTGGTGGTGCACGGCAACCTGAAGGTCTCCGGTCACATTGTCCAGCCTAGTGACAGTCGCGCCAAGCAGGAGATCGGCGAGCTGGATACATCGGTGCAACTCCGTAATCTCCAGAAGATTCGGATTGTGCGCTATCGCTATGAGCCGGAGTTTGCCATCCACTCGGGGTTGCGGCGCGAGAGTGACACCCGGGAGATCGTGGACACCGGAGTGATAGCCCAGGAGGTGCGCGAGGTCATACCCGATGCGGTGCAAGAGGCTGGCAGCGTGGTGCTGCCCAACGGAGAGGTCATCGAGAACTTCCTGCTGGTTAACAAG GATCGCATCCTCATGGAGAACATCGGGGCCGTGAAGGAGCTGTGCAAGGTGACTGGGTCGCTGGAACACCGAATAGAACACCTGGAACGTGCCAACATTGGCCAAAACAGCCAGCAACTGCGTGCCAAGGATCTGCTGGAGCCCCGCTGCCTGCTGCCGGAGCGTGGAGCCATCAAGCCCTACAGTAGCCGTCGGGATGGTTACGAGGTGTGCTCTAGCCGTTCCCTGCAGATAGTCATCTTCCTACTGATCATCGTGATGGCTGCTTG CCTGGCGGCCGTGTCCACGCTGTACTTCGTGGAGCacaacaagcagcagcagatggaCGGCTATCAGATCTTTGGCAATGGTCACATCTTCCGTCCGGAGCCGGGGTCGACGCACCTGAGCGATGAGGATCGTCATTACTTCCACAACTTGCATACGCTCTTCCGGAATAAGACCAACGGTGGATGGCCAGGTCGCTTATACGCCACGAGTACCACACGTCCGGCCGGGTATCGTCCCGGTGAGGAGGAGACGGAGGAGCTGGCGGCGGTGATGACAAAGCCACAGGTGGCCGgtgcccagcagcagagccTCAAGCATGCAGCCTTTACGACAACGGCGCCTCGTTTTAGCAATAAGACCCTCAACAGCAAGAAGACCAAGTGGCCCATCTCTCAGGAGACACTGCGTCAGGCGGCGGGTCAAAAGCTGCTCCAGACGTCGGCAGTCCATTTGCCTCCTTTGCCAGCAAAAACTCTTCCGCCGCCGGCTCTCAACGAGTCGGTGGTGGCCTCCACGGAAAAGCCATCGCAGGCCATTCCCTTGCCGCAGGACTTTGAGAACAACTCCATCGACATTGacgcccagcagcagctgcagaagCAGTCGCAGCTGTCCGCTTTGAAGCTGGACGAGCACATAGTGGTGGTGGGCACCATTGCCAGTCCCGCCTCCGAGGCATCATCCGATTCTGATCCCCCGACAGCTGTCGCGGGTCATGCCATCCGCAAGTTCAATACCGGCGCCGTGTATACGAACGTGTACAAGACGGTGTCGCCACCAACGGCCAATCTGGCCCTGACCACCAACAAGGTGAGCACCGAGCCTGCCCAGAGTCCGCTTTCCCAGGCTCTGGATGTACCGCCGCCAGCGCTGCCCGTGCGCAATAGCAGCGACAATCCGGATGCCCTGGATCTGCAGAACTTAAGCAACACCAACGAGTCGGTGGACAATCCCATTACCGGGGTGTACGGTTTCGAGTACCAGGGAGCGGGTCTGCGAGAATCCAACCTGGGCAGGCGCTCGGCCAGCCAACGGAGTCTGGAGTGGATAAGGCAGAAGAGCCTGAAGACGCCGATCTTTGGCCAGCCGGCCGAATGCAATGGGGATGAGTCGGTCAGCGACAATTGTCAG TCCGTGTGCTTCGAGGAACTGCCACCGACTCAACAGCAGCCGGACAATGTGGATGCCAATGTGAAGGAACAGCATGTCGAGGACGATCTGCAGTCTGCCGAGGAGCAGGAACCGGATCCTGACATAGTCGAGGCGCAACCACTTGCTGCTGGCAATGAGACCGAGTCGCAGCCCGGTTTCCTTGGCAAGAACTCGCACAGTACCGATGCCTTGGCCAAGAAATTCCCCCCGGAAGCGGAAACGGTGCTGGCGAGCAAGGAAGATCCAGTCTATCGTTTAGTTCAGCCTGCCACAGCCCAGGAGCAACTGCCCAAGGCGGATGAGACGGTGCTACCGCCCTTCCAATTAGACTGTTGGAGCGTGGCCAGTTGCGTGCTGGCGGCCCAGTACAATCACAGCATCGATGTGGAGCAGTTCTGTCCCAGCACGGGTAGTTCCCTCAACATAAGCTACATAGTTCCGGTGTCGCGTTATCTCCAGGCCAGTAGCCTGGAACTCCACCTGAG CTCCAACAAGCCACTGCAGTGGTCCATCTGCATCGATGAGGACCAAGCCAAGGCCAATGGCAATGCACAGCTCAATGAGGATGACGAGGCCCCGGCGAGCAGCGGGGTAAAGATCCTCAAGCAGCTGGGCAACAACAAACTCATCCTGGCATTGGACTTGCCCGCCCGCGGCTACTTCCTGCGCGACTTTATGCTGCGCGCCAGCCAGGACCTCGAGCAG TTGCAGCAAAAACTTTGCGATGACAGCGCTCACCTGGCTAACCCCATACTCCAGTACAACTTTAGGATCGTAAGAGATTGTGATTAG